The following proteins come from a genomic window of Streptomyces sp. NBC_01716:
- a CDS encoding ABC transporter ATP-binding protein, with amino-acid sequence MNKAEAAIRAHGLRVVRGERTVLRDLGFAVPPGRITGLLGPSGCGKSTLMRAVVGTQAKVTGTLDVLGRPAGDATLRARIGYVTQAPSVYDDLTIRQNLEYFAAVLNPGRSHRDARDETVHRAISDVDLTSHADALAGRLSGGQRNRVSLAVALLGTPELLVLDEPTVGLDPVLRRDLWELFHRIAADRAATLLVSSHVMDEAERCHRLLLMREGDILADDTPDALRTRTGRETVEEAFLHLVDEANAHALQETPR; translated from the coding sequence ATGAATAAAGCAGAGGCTGCCATCCGCGCCCACGGACTGCGCGTCGTACGGGGCGAACGCACCGTGCTGCGCGACCTCGGCTTCGCCGTACCGCCCGGTCGGATCACCGGCCTCCTCGGCCCGTCCGGCTGCGGCAAGTCCACCCTGATGCGCGCCGTCGTCGGCACCCAGGCCAAGGTCACCGGCACCCTGGACGTCCTCGGCCGCCCGGCCGGCGACGCCACGCTCCGCGCCCGCATCGGCTACGTCACCCAAGCACCCTCGGTCTACGACGACTTGACGATCCGTCAGAATCTGGAGTACTTCGCGGCCGTCCTCAACCCCGGACGCTCCCACCGCGACGCCCGCGACGAGACCGTCCACCGCGCCATCTCCGACGTCGACCTCACCTCCCACGCCGACGCCCTCGCCGGCAGGCTCTCCGGCGGCCAGCGCAACCGCGTCTCGCTCGCCGTCGCCCTGCTCGGCACACCCGAACTCCTCGTCCTCGACGAACCGACCGTCGGCCTCGACCCCGTCCTCCGCCGCGACCTGTGGGAGCTCTTCCACCGCATCGCAGCCGACCGCGCGGCCACGCTCCTCGTCTCCTCCCATGTGATGGACGAGGCCGAACGCTGCCACCGCCTCCTCCTGATGCGCGAAGGCGACATCCTCGCCGACGACACCCCCGACGCCCTGCGCACCCGCACCGGCCGCGAAACGGTCGAAGAAGCCTTCCTCCACCTGGTCGACGAGGCCAACGCCCACGCACTCCAGGAGACCCCGCGATGA
- a CDS encoding NAD(P)/FAD-dependent oxidoreductase: protein MTPTNTHPLPSEKPRIVVVGAGYAGMMSALRLAPHAHVTLVDPADRFTERVRLHEHAAGRPDVTHPLGSFLRPTGIIHVAARATEIDTAGREVRTDDGRVLPYDRLVHALGSRTRSVGPGDRDRAYTVESATELHKRLKDGPGSLTVVGGGLTGIELSTELAETHPGWRVTLLTEGDVGPGLSAKGRAHVRTVLAGRGVRVEEDRRVAGPDDIDTDVVVWAASMTPNTELARAAGIATDAGGRLEVDAVLRSVSHPEVYGAGDSAAGHTTAAGALRMGCAAALPCGSQAASAIIAELRGQEPKPLNFSYYLQCLSLGRHDGLVQFVRPDDSPRERVLTGRPAAYVKEGIVRSTVRSLKLASRQPALLAHIPGFG, encoded by the coding sequence ATGACACCCACCAACACGCACCCCCTTCCTTCGGAGAAGCCGCGGATCGTCGTGGTCGGCGCGGGCTACGCGGGGATGATGTCCGCACTGCGCCTCGCCCCGCACGCCCACGTCACCCTCGTCGACCCCGCCGACCGGTTCACCGAACGCGTCCGGCTGCACGAACACGCGGCCGGACGCCCCGACGTCACCCACCCGCTCGGCTCATTTCTCCGCCCGACCGGGATCATCCATGTCGCCGCCCGCGCCACCGAGATCGACACCGCGGGCCGCGAGGTCCGTACCGACGACGGCCGTGTCCTGCCGTACGACCGGCTCGTCCACGCACTCGGCAGCCGCACCCGGTCCGTCGGCCCCGGCGACCGGGACCGCGCGTACACGGTCGAGTCGGCCACCGAACTGCACAAGCGCCTGAAGGACGGACCCGGCTCCCTGACGGTCGTGGGCGGCGGCCTCACCGGTATCGAGCTGTCCACCGAACTTGCCGAGACCCACCCCGGCTGGCGCGTCACCCTTCTTACGGAGGGCGACGTCGGCCCGGGGCTCTCCGCGAAGGGCCGCGCCCATGTCCGTACGGTGCTCGCCGGCCGCGGCGTACGTGTCGAGGAAGACCGCCGTGTCGCCGGTCCGGACGACATCGACACCGACGTCGTCGTGTGGGCCGCCTCGATGACCCCCAACACCGAACTGGCGCGCGCCGCCGGGATCGCGACCGACGCCGGAGGGCGGCTGGAGGTCGACGCGGTGCTGCGTTCGGTGTCCCACCCGGAGGTGTACGGCGCCGGCGACTCGGCCGCCGGGCACACCACCGCGGCCGGTGCGCTGCGCATGGGGTGCGCGGCGGCCCTTCCCTGCGGTTCGCAGGCCGCGAGCGCGATCATCGCCGAACTGCGCGGCCAGGAGCCGAAACCCCTGAACTTCTCCTATTACCTCCAGTGTCTGAGCCTGGGCCGCCACGACGGACTGGTCCAGTTCGTACGGCCCGACGACTCACCCCGCGAACGCGTCCTCACCGGCCGCCCCGCGGCGTACGTGAAGGAGGGCATCGTCCGCTCCACGGTCCGCTCGCTGAAGCTGGCGTCCCGTCAGCCGGCCCTGCTCGCACACATCCCGGGCTTCGGCTGA
- the sigJ gene encoding RNA polymerase sigma factor SigJ yields the protein MADLAVFERERKRLWGIAYRITGSVADAEDAVQETWLRWQRLPDDEADDPRSYLTTVISRLCYDQLGSARARRESYVGPWLPEPVVTDSGPEDRVTLDESVGLAMLTVLERLTPAERTAFILHDVFAVPFKEIADVVGRTPDSVRQLASRARRRVRADAPRRSVDRGEHRRAVEAFLSAVLGGDFDGLLEILDPGVVWRSDGGGKVTAARLPVIGDEKAVRFARHLARDYDPETMSASVREVNGAPGLVVTDPVGDRVIVFAFSVHGGLITEIDAVINPEKLRHLDLGSL from the coding sequence ATGGCCGATCTGGCGGTTTTCGAGCGCGAGCGCAAGAGGCTGTGGGGCATCGCGTACCGCATCACCGGATCCGTCGCGGACGCCGAGGACGCGGTGCAGGAGACCTGGCTGCGCTGGCAGCGGCTGCCCGACGACGAGGCGGACGACCCCAGGTCGTATCTGACGACGGTCATCAGCCGGCTCTGCTACGACCAGCTCGGCTCCGCGCGCGCCCGCCGTGAGTCGTACGTCGGGCCGTGGCTGCCCGAGCCGGTGGTCACCGACAGTGGTCCGGAGGACCGGGTCACGCTGGACGAGTCCGTCGGGCTCGCCATGCTCACCGTGCTGGAGCGGCTGACACCGGCGGAGCGCACCGCGTTCATCCTGCACGACGTCTTCGCCGTGCCGTTCAAGGAGATCGCCGACGTCGTGGGGCGCACGCCCGATTCCGTACGGCAGCTGGCCTCCCGCGCCCGCCGCCGGGTACGGGCCGACGCGCCCCGCCGCTCCGTCGACCGGGGCGAACACCGGCGGGCCGTCGAGGCGTTCCTGTCGGCCGTGCTGGGCGGGGACTTCGACGGACTGCTGGAGATCCTCGACCCCGGGGTGGTGTGGCGCTCGGACGGCGGCGGCAAGGTCACGGCGGCCAGGCTGCCCGTCATCGGCGACGAGAAGGCCGTCCGCTTCGCGCGGCACCTCGCGCGTGACTACGACCCCGAGACGATGAGCGCCTCCGTACGCGAGGTGAACGGCGCCCCTGGCCTCGTGGTCACCGACCCCGTCGGCGACCGGGTCATCGTCTTCGCCTTCAGCGTGCACGGCGGGCTCATCACCGAGATCGACGCCGTGATCAACCCGGAGAAGCTGCGCCACCTCGACCTCGGGAGTCTGTGA
- a CDS encoding class I SAM-dependent methyltransferase gives MTDRALSFDVVAGQYDAARPGYPPVLFDAVEELSGRPLSGSRVLDVGAGTGIATRLLRARGAEVVAVEPGPGMAARLRQGLPDTPLVRGFGDALPIADASVDLVTYAQSWHWTDPARSVPEALRVLRPGGALALWWNVADPTVPWVAAQEERLHRLAGESEAESSHGSGGRRAERLPQDLPCVRRELHWTRTVPLDTHLANLGSHSFFRVLGEEATAACLAVERAELLKIFPTGQVDEAYSVELTVTFRDSASSVLRGPSSDA, from the coding sequence ATGACCGATCGCGCGCTCTCCTTCGATGTCGTCGCCGGCCAGTACGACGCCGCCCGGCCCGGCTATCCGCCGGTGCTCTTCGACGCCGTCGAGGAACTGTCCGGCCGCCCTCTCAGTGGCTCCCGCGTCCTCGACGTCGGCGCCGGGACCGGTATAGCGACCCGTCTGCTGCGTGCGCGCGGCGCCGAGGTCGTCGCGGTCGAGCCGGGTCCCGGCATGGCCGCGCGGCTGCGCCAGGGTCTGCCCGACACCCCGCTGGTCAGGGGCTTCGGCGACGCGCTGCCGATCGCGGACGCGTCCGTCGATCTGGTGACGTACGCCCAGTCCTGGCACTGGACCGACCCGGCCCGCTCCGTCCCCGAGGCACTGCGGGTGCTGCGGCCGGGCGGCGCGCTCGCCCTGTGGTGGAACGTCGCCGACCCCACCGTGCCCTGGGTCGCCGCGCAGGAGGAACGGCTCCACCGGCTCGCGGGCGAGAGCGAGGCCGAGAGCTCGCACGGCTCGGGGGGCCGACGCGCCGAGAGACTGCCGCAGGACCTGCCGTGCGTGCGGCGCGAGTTGCACTGGACCCGCACCGTCCCGCTCGACACCCACCTTGCCAATCTCGGCAGCCACTCCTTTTTCCGCGTCCTCGGTGAGGAGGCCACGGCCGCCTGCCTCGCCGTCGAACGCGCCGAACTGCTCAAGATCTTTCCGACCGGCCAGGTCGACGAGGCGTACTCGGTCGAGCTGACTGTCACATTTCGCGACTCCGCTTCGTCTGTCCTTCGAGGCCCGTCGTCCGACGCCTGA
- a CDS encoding SH3 domain-containing protein, translating to MAVDEAGDVAELAQTDTRTDTEAEAVALAAAVVRYPIAPGYRVNVRSGPGTHYSVVRTLPYNVKVPVYCQKPGTSVNGPYGTSNIWDNIANGEFVSDAYVKTGSDGYVAPRCA from the coding sequence ATGGCTGTTGACGAGGCGGGGGACGTGGCAGAGCTCGCGCAGACGGACACGCGGACGGACACGGAGGCCGAGGCGGTGGCACTCGCCGCGGCGGTCGTCAGATACCCGATCGCGCCGGGCTACCGCGTCAATGTGCGCTCGGGTCCGGGCACGCACTACTCGGTGGTCCGCACCCTTCCGTACAACGTGAAGGTGCCGGTCTACTGCCAGAAGCCCGGCACGTCGGTGAACGGGCCGTACGGAACGTCGAACATCTGGGACAACATCGCCAACGGCGAGTTCGTCTCGGACGCGTACGTCAAGACGGGCAGCGACGGATACGTCGCCCCGCGCTGCGCCTGA
- a CDS encoding serine/threonine-protein kinase encodes MEYAGSYRLEACLGSGGMGVVHLARSASGLRLAVKVVHQQYAADPEFRARFRQEVAAARRVSGAFTAPVVDADPDAERPWMATSYIPGPTLAEQVKSNGPMAPAELRRLTAGLAEALRDIHRAGVVHRDLKPGNVLLTDNGPRVIDFGISRPVDSDLRTETGKLIGSPPYMAPEQFQRPREVGPAADVFALGSLLVHAATGRGPFDSDSPYIVAYQVVHDEADLVGLPADLAPLVGRCLAKDPQKRPTPDEIMSELRPPSYEADAFIPAQRRSAERPLAVPGGEQRTHVGAHSPAGSAATPKPSPRPAPKRDGRREPVEPKTAGDGGRRGQVKWPALAIGAVVLVYGALWAAQGFGDTRAPSSAPRGSGAAETAGVAFEPWLAPAIGKTAERGTAPACSYTPSVSGVSATLLCSTAGVAAARLDPADGHVIWSHGAGAETPSVPVVSGGLVHAVLTSVKSARLRAYDKDDGTPVWSADVSGRQGGVHHAGDTVLLVGNDGRVEALNGATGKRRWERPLPGHTDPILAFHSPGTGHTYAAESSADGRTTLVSAVDPKNGELAWQRRLDGNLDPVATEGGALFLASLDRDSMTDAVVRYDPARGDVRRVPLPYVMTDAQLAVRDDTAYLLARGGSLVAVDTRRTGKNTKPRWELETDVARSSRPVVTAGDRLYFSAADGQLITVDTANGSLVGRTKPRLLSGKLAYMSTLPAPATAPGRVYAGAPDGSVFAVDSENPGTW; translated from the coding sequence ATGGAATACGCCGGCAGTTACCGCCTGGAGGCCTGTCTCGGCTCCGGTGGCATGGGCGTCGTACATCTGGCACGCTCCGCGTCGGGCCTGCGACTCGCCGTGAAGGTGGTGCACCAGCAGTACGCGGCGGACCCGGAGTTCCGCGCCCGCTTCCGTCAGGAGGTCGCCGCCGCGCGCCGTGTCAGCGGTGCCTTCACCGCGCCCGTCGTCGACGCCGACCCGGACGCCGAGCGGCCCTGGATGGCCACCTCGTACATCCCGGGTCCGACGCTGGCCGAGCAGGTGAAGAGCAACGGGCCCATGGCTCCCGCCGAGTTGCGCCGGCTGACGGCGGGACTCGCCGAGGCGCTGCGGGACATCCACCGGGCCGGTGTCGTCCACCGGGACCTCAAGCCCGGCAACGTACTCCTTACGGACAACGGCCCCAGGGTGATCGACTTCGGGATCTCGCGGCCGGTCGACAGCGATCTGCGCACCGAGACGGGGAAGTTGATCGGCTCGCCGCCGTACATGGCGCCGGAGCAGTTCCAGCGTCCGCGTGAAGTGGGGCCCGCGGCCGACGTGTTCGCGCTGGGGTCGCTGCTGGTGCACGCGGCGACCGGGCGCGGGCCGTTCGACTCGGACAGCCCGTACATCGTCGCCTACCAGGTGGTACACGACGAGGCCGATCTGGTGGGGCTGCCCGCCGATCTGGCGCCGCTGGTGGGGCGTTGCCTCGCCAAGGATCCGCAGAAACGTCCCACCCCTGACGAGATCATGTCGGAACTGCGTCCGCCTTCTTACGAGGCGGACGCGTTCATACCGGCTCAACGGCGCTCGGCGGAGCGGCCGTTGGCAGTACCCGGAGGTGAGCAGCGCACCCACGTCGGTGCGCACTCACCGGCCGGGAGCGCGGCCACGCCGAAGCCGTCCCCCCGTCCCGCTCCGAAGCGGGACGGCAGGCGCGAGCCCGTGGAGCCGAAGACCGCGGGCGACGGCGGACGGCGTGGCCAAGTCAAGTGGCCGGCGCTGGCAATCGGCGCCGTGGTGCTCGTGTACGGCGCCCTCTGGGCCGCGCAGGGCTTCGGCGATACACGGGCCCCCTCGTCCGCCCCGCGGGGCTCAGGCGCCGCGGAGACAGCCGGCGTGGCCTTCGAGCCGTGGCTGGCCCCGGCCATCGGGAAGACCGCCGAGCGCGGCACCGCACCGGCGTGTTCGTACACACCGAGCGTCTCCGGCGTCTCGGCGACCCTGCTCTGCTCCACCGCCGGCGTCGCCGCCGCCCGCCTCGATCCGGCCGACGGCCATGTCATCTGGTCGCACGGCGCGGGCGCGGAGACCCCGTCCGTGCCCGTCGTCTCCGGCGGCCTCGTCCACGCCGTCCTCACCTCCGTGAAGAGCGCGCGCCTGCGGGCGTACGACAAGGACGACGGCACACCGGTCTGGAGCGCGGACGTCTCCGGTCGCCAGGGCGGCGTCCACCATGCCGGCGACACCGTCCTGCTCGTCGGGAACGACGGAAGGGTGGAGGCGCTCAACGGCGCCACGGGCAAGCGGCGTTGGGAACGTCCGCTGCCCGGACACACCGACCCGATCCTCGCCTTCCACAGCCCGGGGACCGGTCATACCTACGCCGCCGAGTCCTCGGCCGACGGCCGCACCACGCTGGTCAGCGCGGTGGACCCGAAGAACGGCGAACTCGCCTGGCAGCGGCGGCTGGACGGAAATCTCGATCCGGTGGCCACCGAGGGCGGCGCCCTGTTCCTCGCGTCGCTCGACCGGGACTCGATGACGGACGCGGTCGTGCGCTACGACCCCGCGCGGGGCGACGTGCGCCGTGTCCCGCTGCCGTATGTCATGACCGATGCACAGCTCGCCGTACGCGACGACACCGCGTATCTCCTGGCGCGGGGCGGGAGCCTGGTGGCCGTCGACACCCGCCGTACGGGGAAGAACACCAAGCCCCGCTGGGAGTTGGAGACCGACGTCGCCCGCTCGTCCCGCCCCGTCGTGACGGCCGGTGACCGGCTGTACTTCTCCGCCGCCGACGGACAGCTGATCACGGTCGACACGGCGAACGGGTCGCTGGTCGGGCGTACGAAACCACGTCTGCTCTCGGGAAAGCTCGCCTACATGTCGACACTGCCCGCCCCCGCGACGGCGCCCGGCCGGGTCTACGCCGGTGCGCCCGACGGGTCCGTCTTCGCCGTGGACAGCGAGAACCCCGGCACCTGGTGA
- the ilvD gene encoding dihydroxy-acid dehydratase translates to MPELRSRTVTHGRNMAGARALMRASGVASEDIGKPIVAVANSFTEFVPGHTHLAPVGRIVSEAIKAAGAVPREFNTIAVDDGIAMGHGGMLYSLPSRDLIADSVEYMVEAHCADALICISNCDKITPGMLMAAMRLNIPTVFVSGGPMEAGKATLVDGTVRKLDLINAISDAVNESVSDEDILRIEENACPTCGSCSGMFTANSMNCLAEAIGLALPGNGSVLATHTARKALYENAGRTVVDIAQRYYEGGDETVLPRNIATRAAFDNAMALDIAMGGSTNTILHLLAAAQEAGLDYGLDEIDAVSRRVPCLAKVAPNVAPGGTYYMEDIHRAGGIPAILGELYRGGLLDEDVHSVHSDSLDEWLKTWDVRGGSPSEEAVELWHAAPGCERSATAFSQSERWDTLDLDAEGGCIRSLEHAYSKDGGLAVLKGNLAVDGCVVKTAGVDESIWTFEGPAVVCESQEDAVEKILRKEIAEGDVIVIRYEGPRGGPGMQEMLYPTSYLKGRGLGKACALVTDGRFSGGTSGLSIGHASPEAASGGTIALVRDGDRIRIDIPGRSIELLVADDELAVRRDALNGVYEPVDRERKVSVALRAYAAMATSADKGAVRDVSLLG, encoded by the coding sequence ATGCCCGAGCTGAGGTCCCGCACTGTCACCCACGGCCGCAACATGGCGGGCGCACGCGCCCTTATGCGGGCGTCGGGCGTAGCGAGCGAGGACATCGGCAAGCCGATCGTCGCCGTGGCCAACTCCTTCACCGAGTTCGTCCCCGGCCACACCCACCTCGCCCCCGTCGGCCGGATCGTCTCCGAGGCGATCAAGGCCGCCGGAGCCGTCCCGCGTGAGTTCAACACCATCGCCGTCGACGACGGCATCGCGATGGGCCACGGAGGCATGCTCTACAGCCTGCCGTCCCGCGATCTGATCGCCGACTCCGTCGAGTACATGGTCGAGGCGCACTGCGCGGACGCGCTGATCTGCATCTCCAACTGCGACAAGATCACGCCGGGCATGCTGATGGCGGCGATGCGCCTCAACATCCCCACGGTCTTCGTCTCCGGCGGCCCGATGGAGGCCGGCAAGGCCACCCTCGTCGACGGCACCGTCCGCAAGCTGGACCTGATCAACGCGATCTCGGACGCCGTCAACGAGTCCGTCTCGGACGAGGACATCCTCCGTATCGAGGAGAACGCCTGCCCGACCTGCGGCTCCTGCTCCGGCATGTTCACCGCCAACTCGATGAACTGTCTCGCGGAGGCCATCGGCCTCGCCCTGCCCGGCAACGGCTCGGTCCTCGCCACGCACACCGCGCGCAAGGCGCTGTACGAGAACGCGGGCCGCACGGTCGTCGACATCGCCCAGCGCTACTACGAAGGCGGCGACGAGACCGTCCTGCCGCGCAACATCGCCACCCGCGCGGCCTTCGACAACGCCATGGCACTCGACATCGCCATGGGCGGCTCCACGAACACGATCCTGCACCTCCTCGCCGCCGCCCAGGAGGCCGGTCTCGACTACGGCCTGGACGAGATCGACGCCGTCTCGCGGCGCGTCCCGTGCCTGGCGAAGGTCGCGCCGAACGTCGCGCCCGGCGGCACGTACTACATGGAGGACATCCACCGGGCCGGCGGCATCCCCGCCATCCTGGGCGAGCTGTACCGGGGCGGCCTTCTTGATGAGGACGTGCACTCGGTGCACTCCGACTCGCTCGACGAGTGGCTCAAGACCTGGGACGTGCGCGGCGGTTCACCCTCCGAGGAGGCCGTGGAGCTGTGGCACGCGGCGCCCGGCTGCGAGCGCTCGGCGACCGCGTTCTCCCAGTCCGAGCGGTGGGACACGCTCGACCTGGACGCCGAGGGCGGCTGTATCCGCTCGCTGGAGCACGCGTACTCGAAGGACGGCGGACTCGCCGTGCTGAAGGGCAACCTGGCCGTCGACGGCTGTGTGGTGAAGACCGCCGGCGTGGACGAGTCGATCTGGACCTTCGAAGGCCCCGCAGTCGTCTGCGAGTCGCAGGAGGACGCCGTCGAGAAGATCCTCCGTAAGGAGATCGCGGAGGGCGACGTCATCGTCATCCGCTACGAGGGTCCGCGCGGCGGCCCCGGCATGCAGGAGATGCTCTACCCCACCTCGTATCTGAAGGGCCGCGGCCTGGGCAAGGCGTGCGCCCTGGTCACCGACGGCCGCTTCTCCGGCGGTACGTCGGGCCTGTCGATCGGCCACGCCTCGCCCGAGGCGGCGTCCGGCGGGACGATCGCGCTGGTACGGGACGGCGACCGGATCCGGATCGACATCCCGGGACGCTCGATCGAACTGCTCGTCGCGGACGACGAGTTGGCGGTCCGGCGGGACGCGCTGAACGGTGTGTACGAGCCGGTCGACCGCGAGCGCAAGGTCTCCGTGGCGCTGCGCGCGTACGCGGCGATGGCGACGAGCGCGGACAAGGGCGCGGTCCGCGACGTCTCCCTGCTGGGCTGA
- a CDS encoding TetR/AcrR family transcriptional regulator — protein MTGTAPRRRGRPARSDTDTGPGTRERILDAARTEFAERGFDKTSVRGIAKAAGVDPALVHHYFGTKEEVFGAAIEVSFEPAMVLPALLSGGEEGIGERLARYFISVWENPVSRAPLLAIIRSAVTNEAAAALLRKFVLRRLLERIAVELDVPDPTLRAELAASHMIGIAILRYVLKAEPLASVDTDEIVRLVAPTLQRYLTEA, from the coding sequence ATGACGGGTACGGCCCCGCGCCGCCGTGGCCGCCCCGCCCGCTCGGACACGGACACCGGTCCCGGCACGCGCGAACGGATCCTGGATGCGGCCCGTACGGAGTTCGCCGAGCGCGGCTTCGACAAGACCTCCGTAAGAGGCATCGCGAAGGCGGCGGGCGTGGACCCCGCCCTCGTGCATCACTACTTCGGTACGAAGGAGGAGGTCTTCGGCGCCGCCATCGAGGTCTCCTTCGAGCCGGCGATGGTGCTTCCCGCGCTGCTGAGCGGCGGCGAGGAGGGCATCGGCGAGCGGCTCGCGCGCTACTTCATCAGCGTGTGGGAGAACCCGGTGTCCCGGGCCCCGCTGCTCGCGATCATCCGTTCCGCCGTGACGAACGAGGCGGCGGCGGCCCTGCTGCGCAAGTTCGTGCTGCGGCGGCTGCTGGAGCGGATCGCGGTGGAACTGGACGTACCGGATCCCACCCTCCGCGCCGAGCTGGCCGCCTCGCACATGATCGGGATCGCGATCCTGCGGTACGTGCTCAAGGCGGAGCCGCTGGCCTCCGTGGACACGGACGAGATCGTCAGACTCGTCGCGCCGACGCTCCAGCGGTATCTGACCGAAGCCTGA
- a CDS encoding sugar phosphate isomerase/epimerase family protein has product MAEAVVRIPDAKVALSTASVYPESTATAFEIAGRLGYDGVEVMVWTDPVSQDIEALRRLSDYHHVPILAIHAPCLLITQRVWSTDPWTKLQRAQAAAERLGASTVVVHPPFRWQRQYARDFVTGVWRMADETDVRFAVENMYPWRYRDREVLAYAPDWDVTKDDYRHFTVDLSHTATARADAMSMVGRMGDRLGHIHLADGNGSAKDEHLVPGRGTQPCAELLEQLAGSSFDGNVVIEVNTRRAMSSAEREADLAEALAFTRLHLASTGTAAGSPTGSAAGTPSGASAAETRAPQPRLSYGRPGMRRR; this is encoded by the coding sequence GTGGCAGAAGCAGTGGTGCGCATCCCGGATGCGAAGGTCGCGCTGTCGACGGCCTCCGTCTATCCGGAGTCCACGGCGACGGCCTTCGAGATCGCCGGGCGCCTCGGGTACGACGGCGTCGAGGTCATGGTCTGGACGGACCCCGTCAGCCAGGACATCGAGGCACTGCGCCGGCTCTCCGACTATCACCACGTGCCGATCCTCGCCATCCACGCGCCCTGTCTGCTGATCACGCAGCGCGTCTGGTCGACGGACCCGTGGACCAAGCTCCAGCGCGCGCAGGCCGCCGCCGAGCGGCTGGGCGCCTCCACCGTCGTCGTACACCCGCCGTTCCGCTGGCAGCGCCAGTACGCGCGCGACTTCGTCACCGGCGTCTGGCGCATGGCCGACGAGACGGACGTGCGGTTCGCCGTCGAGAACATGTACCCGTGGCGCTACCGGGACCGTGAAGTGCTCGCGTACGCCCCCGACTGGGACGTGACGAAGGACGACTACCGCCACTTCACCGTCGACCTGTCGCACACCGCCACCGCCCGCGCCGACGCGATGTCCATGGTCGGCCGCATGGGCGACCGGCTGGGGCACATCCATCTCGCCGACGGCAACGGCTCGGCCAAGGACGAGCACCTGGTGCCAGGACGCGGCACCCAGCCCTGCGCCGAACTCCTCGAACAGCTCGCGGGCAGCTCCTTCGACGGGAACGTCGTCATCGAGGTCAACACCCGGCGCGCGATGTCCTCGGCCGAACGCGAGGCCGACCTGGCGGAGGCGCTGGCCTTCACCCGGCTGCACCTGGCGTCGACGGGGACCGCCGCCGGATCGCCGACCGGCTCCGCCGCCGGTACGCCGTCGGGAGCGTCCGCCGCGGAGACCCGGGCGCCGCAGCCGCGCCTGTCGTACGGCCGCCCGGGGATGCGCCGCCGATGA
- a CDS encoding Ppx/GppA phosphatase family protein, producing the protein MRLGVLDVGSNTVHLLAVDAHRGARPLPAHSHKTELRLAELLDADGAIGPDGVDRLVATVADALQAAEDKGCEAVLSFATSAVREASNADQVLARVKAETDVDLHVLTGDEEARLTFLAARRWFGWSAGRLLVLDIGGGSLEIAYGVDEEPDAVASLPLGAGRLTAAWLPGDPPDPGAVKELRRHVRAEIARCVGEFTRFGEPDHVVATSKTFRQLARIAGAARSADGLYVQRDLSRKSLEEWVPKLAVMPAARRAALPGVSDGRAPQLLAGALVADAAMDLFGVDELEICPWALREGVILRRLDQLPTTQV; encoded by the coding sequence ATGAGACTCGGAGTTCTCGACGTCGGTTCGAACACCGTCCACCTGCTGGCGGTCGACGCGCATCGCGGCGCGCGCCCGCTGCCCGCCCATTCCCACAAGACCGAGCTGAGGCTCGCCGAACTGCTCGACGCGGACGGCGCGATCGGCCCCGACGGCGTGGACCGGCTGGTGGCCACGGTCGCCGACGCGCTCCAGGCGGCCGAGGACAAGGGCTGCGAGGCGGTGCTGTCGTTCGCGACGTCCGCCGTGCGCGAGGCGAGCAACGCCGACCAGGTACTCGCCAGGGTCAAGGCGGAGACGGACGTTGACCTCCATGTCCTGACCGGGGACGAGGAGGCCCGGCTGACGTTCCTCGCCGCCCGGCGCTGGTTCGGGTGGTCGGCGGGGCGGCTGCTGGTCCTGGACATCGGCGGCGGCTCGCTGGAGATCGCCTACGGCGTCGACGAGGAACCGGACGCCGTGGCGTCCCTGCCCCTGGGCGCCGGCCGCCTCACCGCGGCCTGGCTGCCCGGCGATCCGCCCGATCCCGGGGCCGTGAAGGAGCTGCGCCGCCATGTGCGGGCCGAGATCGCCCGTTGCGTCGGTGAGTTCACCCGCTTCGGCGAACCGGACCATGTCGTGGCCACCTCGAAGACCTTCCGGCAGCTGGCCAGGATCGCCGGGGCCGCCCGGTCCGCCGACGGGCTCTATGTACAGCGGGACCTGAGCCGTAAATCGCTGGAGGAGTGGGTCCCCAAACTGGCGGTGATGCCCGCCGCGCGCCGTGCCGCGCTGCCCGGTGTGTCGGACGGGCGGGCGCCCCAGCTGCTCGCTGGCGCGCTGGTCGCGGACGCGGCTATGGATCTGTTCGGCGTCGACGAGCTGGAGATCTGCCCCTGGGCGCTGCGCGAGGGCGTGATCCTGCGACGGCTGGACCAGCTGCCGACGACGCAGGTCTGA